The following nucleotide sequence is from Myxococcus guangdongensis.
GACGAGCAGGACGCGGCGGCCCTCCAAGCGGAGGCAGATGGGATAGTCGACAGGGATGGCGGTCGTCATGGTGTGGCCTCGGTTCATCGGACGGGGTGGAGGCCGCATTCGCTGTGCTCGCGCGCCTCCCACCACCAGCGGCCCGCGCGCTCGTCTTCGTACGGCTTCACGGCGCGGGTGCAGGGCGCGCAGCCGATGGAGGGGTAGCCCCGGTCATGGAGCGCGTTGTAGGGAACGCCGTTCGCCTGGATGTAGGCCCAGACCTGCTGCCGGCTCCACGCCGCCAGGGGGTTGAGCTTGAGCAGTCCGCCGTGCGTCGCGTCGAACTCGACGACGGAGACCTCCGTGCGGTTGAGGGATTGCTCCCGGCGCAGCCCCGTCAACCACGCCGCCCGGCCATCCAGCGCGCGACGCAGGGGCGCGACCTTGCGGATGGCGCAGCACTCCTTGCGCGCGGCGAGGTCCTGGCGGAAGGAGAAGTAGCCGCGCGCGGACTCGAGCGCCTCCACCTGGGCGCGCTCGGGGAAGTACGTCTCCACCTGGAGGCCGTAGCGCTTGCGGACGACCTCGATGAGCTCGTACGTCTCGGGAGGA
It contains:
- a CDS encoding phosphoadenylyl-sulfate reductase — its product is MQSTSPEVPTLLSEATALEAASAQTLLEWVEQRLGSRAAIASSFGAEDMVLIDLARRHAPGVRVFTLDTGRLPPETYELIEVVRKRYGLQVETYFPERAQVEALESARGYFSFRQDLAARKECCAIRKVAPLRRALDGRAAWLTGLRREQSLNRTEVSVVEFDATHGGLLKLNPLAAWSRQQVWAYIQANGVPYNALHDRGYPSIGCAPCTRAVKPYEDERAGRWWWEAREHSECGLHPVR